From Alienimonas californiensis, a single genomic window includes:
- a CDS encoding S1C family serine protease — protein MILSAVLLALIAVQENPAADAPDAAPAAPSSARSVTADTLPKVVKIFGAGGLRGLPAYGTGFLISPRGHVATAFNHVLDASPNILVVLDDGRRLTCKLLAADPVSGLAVLEPERDDLDLPYFDPAAFAPAEAGDRVLAFSNSYKVAGGDEPVGVQRAVIGAVAELDARRGRNAAGIAGPVLILDAPTNNPGSAGGPVVDRAGLLVGVIGRELKNDATNVFVNYALPAEVIGATLTAMMEGEFVASDVAPPVFSGGPQPADLGALLVADVVRRTPAYVELVEPGSPADAAGLRPGDLIVLLDGELVPSIRLLRARLAAVEPGEPVDVVVRRDGELLPLTIAVPDVEDLREPPAELSRPRR, from the coding sequence ATGATCCTCTCCGCCGTGCTGCTGGCCCTGATCGCCGTGCAGGAAAACCCGGCTGCGGACGCTCCGGACGCGGCGCCGGCGGCTCCGTCGTCCGCCCGCTCCGTCACCGCGGACACGCTGCCCAAGGTGGTGAAGATCTTCGGGGCCGGCGGTCTGCGGGGGCTGCCGGCCTACGGCACCGGGTTCCTCATCTCGCCCCGAGGTCATGTGGCGACGGCGTTCAATCACGTGCTGGACGCGAGCCCGAATATCCTGGTCGTGCTGGACGACGGCCGTCGGCTGACCTGCAAACTGCTCGCCGCCGACCCGGTCAGCGGCCTCGCGGTGTTGGAGCCGGAGCGGGACGACCTGGACCTGCCATACTTTGACCCGGCCGCGTTCGCCCCCGCCGAGGCCGGCGATCGGGTGCTGGCGTTTTCGAACTCCTATAAGGTCGCCGGCGGCGACGAACCGGTCGGCGTCCAGCGGGCGGTGATCGGCGCCGTGGCGGAACTGGACGCCCGCCGCGGTCGCAACGCCGCGGGCATTGCCGGCCCGGTGCTGATTCTGGACGCCCCCACTAATAACCCGGGCTCCGCGGGCGGGCCGGTTGTGGATCGGGCCGGACTGCTGGTCGGGGTGATCGGCCGCGAATTGAAGAACGATGCGACGAACGTCTTCGTCAACTACGCCCTGCCCGCTGAGGTGATCGGCGCGACGCTCACGGCGATGATGGAGGGGGAATTCGTCGCCTCCGACGTGGCCCCGCCGGTGTTCTCCGGCGGCCCGCAGCCGGCGGACCTGGGGGCGCTGCTGGTCGCGGACGTGGTCCGGCGGACCCCGGCGTACGTCGAACTGGTCGAACCCGGCTCCCCCGCCGACGCCGCCGGCCTGCGGCCCGGCGATCTGATCGTGCTGCTGGATGGGGAACTGGTTCCGTCGATCCGCCTGCTGCGGGCCCGTCTGGCGGCCGTCGAACCCGGGGAACCGGTCGACGTGGTCGTCCGCCGCGACGGCGAACTGCTCCCGCTGACGATCGCCGTGCCGGACGTGGAGGATCTCCGCGAACCGCCCGCTGAACTTTCACGCCCCCGCCGCTGA
- a CDS encoding trypsin-like peptidase domain-containing protein, with protein MIASPLLAVPLFAALACAGQTANALVAQEEAAFKAVAAAVGPSVVRVETLGGVDTAEGRLLASGPSTGTVVRQDGLILTSSENLAGNPTSILVRLPHGERVAAERLGEDEARQLTLLRVELPDDSGVTAAVPAEIDALRVGEWAIAVGRTFSADAVNVSVGVVSAKDRILGRAVQTDAKISPANYGGPLVDLAGRTIGILAPLSAEGGTGGVEWYDSGIGFAVPLEEMLPVLDRLAAGDTLRPGKLGVTFKSSKMDAEPVVDTVRPLSPAEEAGVLPGDRLVMVAGRAVSRPDEAQLAIGPLYAGDEAMLVVERDGAEVELKATLVAELPPWRPSDLGVLPADPPAASDEPDAEALAGVRIAHVFTGSAADGALEVGDVVTAAAGEPVETAADLRRIVSRRAPGTELSLERAEGEPVTVALGEPPAAPPEELPETIDPTADPLPADQSGRLDLEVAGFEGRGGSLLVPQRAGRGGFALLVCLPPNGAMTADDLFGRLGPAAEEHGVILMVPRPEGASGFQPGDLPFLKAAAEQMRERYAVEPVRTSLYGLGDQGATVWRIALTTDGVLRGAVTDAAPAQLPQNEPDDAVVPLLVGDPPEQSRTALRDAGYPFAVLDVPAEDPDDPNVLAPEAVEAIMRWVTTLDRI; from the coding sequence ATGATCGCGTCCCCGTTGCTGGCCGTCCCGCTGTTCGCCGCGCTGGCCTGCGCCGGGCAGACGGCCAACGCCCTCGTCGCCCAGGAGGAGGCAGCGTTCAAGGCCGTCGCCGCCGCGGTCGGCCCCAGCGTGGTGCGGGTCGAAACCCTTGGCGGCGTCGACACGGCCGAGGGTCGGCTTTTGGCGAGCGGCCCCTCCACCGGCACCGTCGTGCGGCAGGACGGCCTGATCCTCACCAGCAGCGAGAACCTCGCCGGCAATCCGACCTCGATCCTGGTCCGGCTGCCCCACGGCGAACGCGTCGCCGCGGAGCGGCTGGGCGAGGACGAAGCCCGCCAACTGACCCTGTTACGCGTCGAACTGCCCGACGACAGCGGCGTGACGGCCGCAGTTCCCGCGGAGATCGACGCCCTGCGCGTCGGCGAATGGGCGATCGCCGTCGGGCGGACCTTCTCCGCGGATGCGGTGAACGTCTCTGTGGGCGTGGTCAGCGCCAAGGACCGCATCCTCGGCCGGGCGGTGCAGACGGACGCCAAAATCAGCCCGGCGAATTACGGCGGGCCGCTGGTGGACCTCGCCGGCCGAACGATCGGCATCCTCGCCCCGCTGTCGGCCGAGGGCGGGACCGGTGGGGTAGAATGGTACGACAGCGGCATCGGCTTCGCGGTGCCGCTGGAGGAGATGCTCCCCGTGCTCGATCGGCTCGCCGCCGGTGACACGTTGCGGCCGGGCAAGCTGGGGGTCACCTTCAAGAGTTCAAAGATGGACGCCGAACCCGTGGTCGACACGGTCCGGCCGCTCTCCCCCGCGGAGGAGGCCGGCGTGCTGCCGGGCGATCGACTGGTCATGGTCGCGGGGCGGGCCGTCTCGAGGCCCGACGAGGCGCAGCTGGCGATCGGCCCGCTCTACGCCGGGGACGAGGCCATGTTGGTCGTCGAACGCGACGGGGCGGAGGTGGAACTCAAGGCGACCCTCGTCGCCGAATTGCCCCCCTGGCGGCCGAGTGACCTCGGCGTGCTCCCCGCCGACCCCCCGGCCGCGTCCGACGAACCGGACGCGGAGGCGCTCGCCGGGGTTCGCATCGCACATGTCTTCACCGGTTCGGCGGCCGACGGGGCGCTGGAGGTCGGGGACGTCGTGACCGCCGCCGCCGGGGAGCCGGTGGAGACGGCGGCCGACCTGCGGCGGATCGTCTCCCGCCGGGCGCCGGGCACGGAGCTTTCCCTCGAACGGGCCGAGGGCGAACCGGTCACGGTCGCGTTGGGCGAACCGCCCGCCGCCCCGCCGGAGGAACTGCCGGAGACGATCGACCCGACCGCCGACCCGCTCCCCGCGGATCAGAGCGGCCGGCTCGATCTGGAGGTGGCGGGTTTCGAGGGGCGGGGCGGTTCGCTGCTCGTTCCGCAGCGGGCGGGGCGGGGCGGGTTTGCGCTGCTCGTCTGCCTGCCGCCGAACGGGGCGATGACGGCCGACGACCTGTTCGGACGTCTCGGCCCCGCCGCCGAGGAGCATGGCGTGATTTTGATGGTCCCGCGGCCGGAGGGGGCCAGCGGGTTCCAACCCGGCGATCTGCCGTTCCTCAAGGCGGCGGCGGAGCAGATGCGCGAGCGGTACGCCGTCGAGCCGGTGCGGACGTCGCTGTACGGCCTGGGCGATCAGGGGGCGACCGTGTGGCGGATCGCGCTGACGACCGACGGCGTCCTCCGCGGGGCCGTGACGGACGCCGCCCCTGCCCAGCTCCCGCAGAACGAACCGGACGACGCCGTCGTTCCCCTGCTGGTCGGCGATCCGCCGGAGCAGTCCCGGACGGCGCTGCGGGACGCCGGCTACCCGTTCGCCGTGTTGGACGTCCCGGCGGAGGACCCGGACGACCCGAACGTGCTCGCCCCGGAGGCGGTCGAGGCGATCATGCGGTGGGTCACGACGCTCGATCGTATCTGA
- a CDS encoding 2-hydroxyacid dehydrogenase, with product MSDKPRVFVSRVIPDVGLDRLREHCDVEVWPKPTPPRRDTLLDKVRGCHGLVTMLSDKIDESVLNTAGDGLKVVANYAVGYNNIDVAACRERGVAVGNTPDVLTDATADVAALLMLAAARCVTPAAASVRDGGWKTWAPMDHLGVELVGKTVGVIGLGRIGRAFAERCRGGWGMNVLYTANSPKPDADRDLGARRVELDELLAESDFVSLHCPLTEATAHLIDAPALARMKPTAVLVNTARGEVIDQEALHAALKENVIFAAGLDVTTPEPLPTDSPLLGLSNCVVLPHIGSATRHARGGMAIMAADNVLAGLAGHPLPHPVG from the coding sequence ATGTCCGACAAACCCCGCGTGTTCGTCTCCCGCGTGATCCCCGACGTCGGCCTCGACCGGCTACGGGAGCATTGCGACGTGGAAGTCTGGCCGAAGCCCACTCCCCCCCGCCGCGACACCCTCCTCGATAAGGTCCGCGGCTGTCACGGGCTGGTGACGATGCTCTCGGACAAGATCGACGAGAGCGTTCTCAACACCGCCGGCGACGGGCTGAAGGTCGTGGCGAACTACGCCGTCGGCTACAACAACATTGATGTCGCCGCCTGCCGGGAGCGCGGCGTGGCGGTCGGCAACACCCCGGACGTGCTCACCGACGCCACCGCGGACGTCGCCGCCCTGCTGATGCTCGCGGCGGCCCGCTGCGTCACCCCCGCTGCGGCGAGCGTCCGCGACGGCGGCTGGAAGACCTGGGCGCCGATGGATCACCTCGGCGTGGAACTAGTCGGCAAAACCGTCGGCGTGATCGGCCTCGGCCGGATCGGCCGGGCCTTTGCGGAGCGTTGCCGTGGCGGGTGGGGGATGAACGTGCTCTACACAGCGAACTCCCCCAAGCCGGACGCCGACCGCGACCTCGGCGCCCGCCGGGTCGAACTGGACGAACTGCTGGCCGAGAGCGATTTCGTCTCCCTGCACTGCCCGCTGACGGAGGCGACGGCCCACCTGATCGACGCCCCCGCCCTGGCCCGGATGAAGCCGACCGCCGTGCTGGTGAACACGGCCCGCGGGGAGGTGATCGATCAGGAGGCCCTGCACGCCGCGCTGAAGGAAAACGTGATCTTCGCCGCCGGGCTCGACGTCACCACGCCGGAGCCGCTGCCGACCGATTCGCCGCTGCTGGGTCTCTCGAACTGCGTGGTCCTCCCGCACATCGGCAGCGCCACGCGGCACGCCCGCGGGGGGATGGCGATCATGGCCGCGGATAACGTGCTCGCCGGCCTCGCCGGCCACCCGCTGCCCCACCCCGTCGGCTGA
- a CDS encoding prephenate dehydrogenase, translating to MGRPATPPPNDLPAEGANGPLIGTLGVVGVGLIGGSIAAAALKRCVANRVIGFGRDAARLSAARDAGLLDDGSTDPQEAAGVDLLVVCTPVGRIAADVRRFAADLGAAAVVTDAGSVKGPICEELRDVPRFVGSHPLAGSEKSGWEHADAHLFAGRVTVVCGEPDDDRAAAVSRFWRALGSRVEWMAPEEHDARLARTSHLPHAMAAALCLAADADPRPGRGDGRLTSTGFADTTRVAAGDPALWADIFHGNAAAVGDAVDRLAERLGALSAALSARDRGQIETWLADAAERRQQLIGASLTGSDPSKGIA from the coding sequence ATGGGCCGACCCGCGACCCCGCCGCCGAACGATCTACCTGCGGAGGGGGCTAACGGGCCGCTGATCGGCACGCTGGGGGTTGTGGGCGTCGGGCTGATCGGCGGTTCGATCGCCGCGGCCGCGTTGAAGCGGTGCGTCGCGAACAGGGTGATCGGGTTCGGCCGCGACGCCGCCCGCCTCTCCGCCGCCCGCGACGCCGGCCTGCTCGACGACGGCTCGACCGACCCGCAGGAGGCCGCCGGTGTGGACCTGCTCGTCGTCTGCACCCCCGTCGGCCGGATCGCCGCGGACGTCCGCCGGTTCGCGGCCGACTTGGGCGCTGCCGCGGTCGTCACGGACGCCGGCAGCGTGAAGGGGCCGATCTGCGAGGAACTGCGGGACGTGCCTCGGTTCGTCGGTTCGCACCCGCTGGCCGGGTCGGAGAAGTCCGGCTGGGAGCACGCCGACGCCCACCTGTTCGCCGGGCGGGTGACCGTCGTCTGCGGCGAACCGGACGACGACCGGGCCGCCGCCGTCTCCCGCTTTTGGCGGGCGCTGGGCAGCCGGGTGGAATGGATGGCCCCGGAGGAACACGACGCCCGGCTGGCCCGCACCTCCCACCTGCCGCACGCGATGGCCGCCGCCCTCTGCCTCGCCGCGGACGCCGACCCGCGGCCGGGCCGCGGGGACGGTCGGCTGACCAGCACCGGGTTTGCCGACACGACCCGCGTCGCCGCCGGCGACCCGGCCCTGTGGGCGGATATTTTTCACGGGAACGCCGCGGCGGTGGGCGACGCGGTCGATCGCCTCGCGGAACGGCTGGGCGCCCTCAGCGCCGCCCTCTCCGCCCGCGATCGCGGGCAGATTGAAACGTGGCTCGCCGACGCGGCCGAGCGGCGGCAACAACTCATCGGGGCCAGCCTGACCGGCTCCGACCCTTCCAAAGGAATCGCTTGA
- a CDS encoding undecaprenyl-diphosphate phosphatase, producing the protein MSPLSQYLEAVSLGALQGVAEFLPISSSGHLSLAQAVLDEATGRQIDPEGNRLLVIVLHVGTLGSILWSYRRDLWATATDVRYVTSVAVATAPLVVVALTPLKDRVEAMFAQPAVVGVCLLVTAGLLLAGQYLAVRRSDPADGEEASPSSREVTLPVAAVIGAFQTLALLPGISRSGSTIAGGLMSGLSREEAVRFSLMIGVPAIAGAGLLEAKSVLDAGVSLNALPIGPLAAGAGTAFLVGVAAISLLRKAVSNDRLHWFAAYCAAVGSATLVWQLT; encoded by the coding sequence GTGTCCCCGCTTTCGCAGTACCTCGAAGCCGTCTCCCTGGGGGCGTTGCAGGGGGTCGCGGAGTTCCTGCCGATCTCCTCCAGCGGCCACCTGTCGCTGGCCCAGGCGGTGTTGGACGAGGCGACCGGCCGCCAGATCGACCCCGAGGGGAATCGCCTGCTGGTCATCGTGCTCCACGTGGGCACGCTGGGGTCGATCCTGTGGTCCTACCGCCGCGACCTCTGGGCGACAGCGACCGACGTGCGCTACGTCACCAGCGTCGCCGTGGCGACGGCCCCGCTGGTCGTGGTGGCCCTCACGCCGTTGAAGGACCGGGTGGAGGCGATGTTCGCCCAACCGGCGGTCGTCGGCGTGTGCCTGCTGGTCACCGCGGGCTTGCTGTTGGCCGGACAATACCTGGCAGTCCGCCGCTCAGATCCGGCCGACGGCGAAGAGGCGTCGCCGTCTTCCCGAGAGGTCACGTTGCCGGTCGCGGCGGTGATCGGTGCCTTTCAGACGCTCGCCCTGCTGCCGGGGATCTCCCGCAGCGGAAGCACGATCGCCGGCGGCCTGATGAGCGGGCTGAGCCGGGAGGAGGCCGTGCGGTTCAGCCTGATGATCGGCGTCCCCGCGATCGCCGGGGCCGGGCTGTTGGAGGCGAAATCGGTGCTGGACGCCGGCGTGAGCCTCAACGCCCTGCCGATCGGCCCGCTGGCCGCCGGGGCCGGCACGGCGTTCCTGGTGGGCGTGGCGGCGATCTCGCTGTTGCGGAAGGCCGTTTCCAACGATCGCCTGCACTGGTTCGCGGCGTATTGCGCGGCAGTGGGCTCCGCGACTCTCGTGTGGCAGCTGACCTAG
- the purL gene encoding phosphoribosylformylglycinamidine synthase subunit PurL, with protein MMLWDVEIRPAAGRRDAEAERAAELARGLGLPIAPTASARSFLIEGDLTREQIERDAVPLLADPVVETARVTACDATRPGDDPAGSVLNVLYLPGVTDNVARSAKGALERLNVPATNVASVRKYWVPTDGANGEAAAALDRLCRRVLANDSIEHVLRGPLRLDTLALGKPYQFQRVTVPLRTMDDDALMRLSKEGQLSLSLAEMRTVRDHFAKLDRDPTDCELESVAQTWSEHCSHKTLAGPIQYAGPEGNVEFRNMLKETIFAATVAIRKQLGADDWCRSVFADNAGVVHFEGEGDAEQCVCIKVETHNHPSAIEPYGGANTGLGGVIRDPLGTGLGAKPLCSTDVFCFASPDTPADTLPPGVLHPATVMAGVVAGVRDYGNRMGIPTVNGAVCFDDRYLGNPLVFCGNVALIPADKVEKKVSPGDRIVALGGATGRDGIHGATFSSVDLHEESESVSGGAVQIGDAVTEKMVADVLLAARDRGLYSAVTDCGAGGFSSAVGEMGEETGAEVHLDRAPLKYPGLSPMEIWISEAQERMVFAVPPGNVDEFVALAQSEGVGVADLGEFTGTGRLVLKYEGNLVADVAMEFLHDGRPHVVRQATYAPAPVEPLALPDKSDWTAELLAILAAPNVASKEFIVRQYDQEVQAHSVIKPLVGEAEDGPGDAAVIRPLPGSQRGLAVGCGINPRLGDLDTARMAESALDEAVRNVVAVGADPSRIAVLDNFCWGNTERPETLGSLVRSAIALKDYAVALGTPFVSGKDSLYNEFAYTDADGQRSTVAIPPTLLVTAMGQVPDSGRAVTMDLKEAGNPLYLVGETKDELGGSHLGLVLSQTGGAPPTVAPETAPTVFVAVHKAIAEGCVRACHDLSEGGLAAAAAEMAFAGGLGAELSVDHVPDDGESLSDAAALFSESNTRFLMEVAADQAAAFERHLADVPHARLGAVTGGDRLVIRGADGPLIEAALIDLKAAWQSTFAGY; from the coding sequence TTGATGTTGTGGGACGTGGAGATCCGCCCGGCGGCCGGCCGCCGTGACGCGGAGGCCGAACGGGCCGCCGAACTGGCCCGCGGTCTGGGCCTGCCGATCGCCCCGACGGCGTCGGCCCGTTCCTTCCTGATCGAGGGCGACCTCACCCGGGAGCAGATCGAACGCGACGCCGTGCCGCTGCTGGCCGATCCGGTCGTGGAAACGGCTCGCGTCACCGCCTGCGACGCGACCCGGCCCGGGGACGACCCCGCCGGCAGCGTGCTGAACGTCCTCTACCTGCCCGGCGTGACGGACAACGTGGCCCGCAGCGCCAAGGGGGCGCTCGAACGGCTAAACGTGCCGGCGACGAACGTCGCCAGCGTGCGGAAATACTGGGTCCCGACCGACGGAGCGAACGGCGAGGCCGCCGCGGCGCTCGACCGCCTCTGCCGGCGGGTGCTGGCCAACGACAGCATCGAACACGTGCTCCGCGGCCCGCTGCGGCTGGATACCCTCGCCCTCGGCAAGCCGTACCAGTTCCAGCGCGTCACCGTCCCGCTGCGGACGATGGACGACGACGCCCTGATGCGGCTCTCGAAGGAGGGCCAGCTCAGCCTGTCGCTGGCGGAGATGCGGACCGTCCGCGACCACTTCGCCAAGCTCGACCGCGATCCCACCGACTGCGAACTGGAGAGCGTCGCCCAAACCTGGAGCGAGCACTGCTCCCACAAAACGCTCGCCGGACCGATCCAGTACGCTGGGCCGGAGGGGAACGTCGAATTCCGCAACATGCTGAAGGAGACGATCTTCGCCGCCACGGTGGCGATTCGGAAGCAGTTGGGCGCCGACGACTGGTGCCGCAGCGTGTTCGCCGACAACGCAGGCGTGGTGCACTTCGAGGGCGAGGGCGACGCGGAGCAGTGCGTCTGCATCAAGGTGGAGACGCACAACCATCCCAGCGCCATCGAGCCCTACGGCGGGGCGAACACCGGTCTGGGCGGGGTGATCCGGGACCCGCTGGGCACCGGGTTGGGGGCGAAGCCGCTGTGCAGCACGGACGTGTTCTGCTTCGCCTCACCGGACACCCCCGCCGACACCCTCCCCCCCGGCGTGCTGCACCCGGCGACGGTGATGGCCGGGGTCGTCGCCGGCGTGCGGGACTACGGCAATCGCATGGGCATTCCCACGGTCAACGGGGCCGTCTGCTTCGACGACCGCTACCTCGGCAACCCGCTCGTCTTCTGCGGCAACGTCGCCCTGATCCCCGCCGACAAGGTGGAGAAGAAGGTCTCGCCGGGCGACCGCATCGTCGCCCTCGGCGGGGCGACCGGCCGGGACGGCATCCACGGGGCGACCTTTTCGTCGGTCGACCTGCATGAGGAAAGCGAATCCGTCAGCGGCGGCGCCGTGCAGATTGGCGACGCCGTCACCGAGAAGATGGTCGCTGACGTGCTGCTGGCCGCCCGCGACCGCGGGCTGTACTCCGCCGTCACCGACTGCGGCGCCGGCGGGTTCTCGTCGGCCGTCGGGGAGATGGGCGAGGAGACCGGTGCCGAGGTGCACCTCGACCGGGCCCCGCTGAAATACCCCGGCCTGTCGCCGATGGAAATCTGGATCAGCGAAGCCCAGGAACGCATGGTCTTCGCCGTGCCGCCGGGGAACGTGGACGAGTTCGTCGCCCTGGCACAGTCCGAGGGCGTGGGCGTGGCCGACCTCGGCGAGTTCACCGGCACCGGCCGGCTCGTGCTGAAGTACGAGGGGAACCTCGTCGCCGACGTGGCGATGGAGTTCCTGCACGACGGCCGCCCGCACGTCGTGCGGCAGGCGACCTACGCCCCGGCCCCCGTCGAACCGCTGGCCCTGCCGGATAAGAGCGACTGGACCGCGGAACTGCTGGCGATCCTCGCCGCCCCGAACGTCGCCAGTAAGGAGTTCATCGTCCGGCAGTACGATCAGGAAGTGCAGGCCCACAGCGTGATTAAGCCGCTGGTGGGCGAGGCGGAGGACGGCCCCGGCGACGCCGCGGTGATCCGTCCCCTGCCCGGCTCGCAACGCGGGCTGGCCGTCGGCTGCGGCATCAACCCCCGGCTGGGCGACCTCGATACCGCCCGGATGGCGGAATCGGCGTTGGACGAAGCCGTCCGCAACGTCGTCGCCGTCGGCGCCGACCCGTCCCGCATCGCCGTCCTCGACAACTTCTGCTGGGGCAACACGGAGCGGCCGGAGACGCTTGGTTCCTTGGTGCGGTCGGCGATCGCGTTGAAGGATTACGCCGTCGCCCTCGGCACGCCGTTCGTGAGCGGTAAGGACAGCCTCTACAACGAGTTCGCCTACACCGACGCGGACGGGCAGCGAAGCACCGTCGCGATCCCGCCGACGCTGCTGGTCACCGCGATGGGCCAGGTGCCCGACAGCGGCCGGGCGGTGACGATGGATTTGAAGGAAGCCGGGAACCCGCTGTACCTCGTCGGCGAGACGAAGGACGAGTTGGGCGGTTCGCATCTCGGGCTGGTCCTCTCCCAAACCGGCGGCGCCCCGCCGACGGTGGCCCCGGAGACCGCCCCCACGGTCTTCGTCGCCGTTCACAAAGCCATCGCCGAGGGCTGCGTGCGGGCCTGCCACGACCTGAGCGAGGGCGGCTTGGCCGCCGCCGCCGCGGAGATGGCCTTCGCCGGCGGGCTGGGGGCGGAACTGTCGGTCGATCATGTCCCCGACGACGGGGAAAGTCTGTCGGACGCCGCCGCCCTGTTCAGCGAATCGAACACCCGATTCCTGATGGAAGTCGCGGCCGATCAGGCCGCGGCGTTCGAGCGGCACCTCGCCGACGTTCCGCATGCCCGGTTGGGCGCCGTGACCGGCGGCGATCGGCTCGTGATTCGCGGGGCCGACGGTCCGCTGATCGAAGCGGCTCTCATCGACCTCAAAGCCGCTTGGCAATCCACTTTCGCAGGGTACTGA
- a CDS encoding inositol monophosphatase family protein yields the protein MTDLARIARTAAVAAHAAGEVLQGYRGRFEVEEKGPQDLVTDADHAAQDAVVKAITDAFPDHDLYGEEGLREERGGEYRWTIDPLDGTGNYVHGFPFYAVSIGVERLSDAGAAPAVGAIYDPSREEMFLALLPPDGEAEATVNGRPMRTSPCTDLPRAFLMSSIPRNSPANAPEVRRFTHMLNRCETVQRSGSAALNLAYVACGRVDGYWSTSLKPWDQAAGAVLVEAAGGTMRTIDGGPFRIADPDMLACSNAALAEATVAELARA from the coding sequence ATGACCGACCTTGCCCGCATCGCCCGTACCGCCGCCGTCGCCGCCCACGCGGCGGGGGAGGTGTTGCAGGGCTACCGCGGCCGGTTCGAAGTGGAAGAGAAAGGCCCGCAGGACCTCGTGACCGACGCGGATCACGCCGCCCAAGACGCCGTGGTGAAGGCCATCACCGATGCCTTCCCCGACCACGACCTGTACGGCGAAGAGGGGCTGCGGGAGGAACGCGGCGGCGAGTACCGCTGGACGATCGACCCGCTGGACGGCACCGGCAACTACGTGCACGGCTTCCCGTTCTACGCCGTCTCGATCGGGGTGGAGCGGCTGTCGGACGCCGGCGCCGCCCCCGCCGTCGGGGCGATCTACGACCCCAGCCGCGAGGAAATGTTCCTCGCCCTCCTCCCGCCCGACGGCGAGGCCGAAGCGACCGTGAACGGCCGGCCGATGCGGACCTCCCCCTGCACGGATCTGCCGCGGGCTTTCCTGATGAGCAGCATCCCCCGCAACAGCCCCGCGAACGCCCCGGAGGTCCGCCGGTTCACGCACATGCTGAACCGCTGTGAAACCGTCCAGCGGAGCGGTTCGGCGGCGCTGAACCTCGCCTACGTCGCCTGCGGGCGGGTCGACGGGTACTGGAGCACCAGCCTGAAGCCGTGGGATCAGGCCGCGGGGGCGGTGCTCGTGGAAGCCGCCGGCGGCACGATGCGAACGATCGACGGCGGCCCGTTTCGCATCGCGGACCCGGACATGCTCGCCTGCTCCAACGCGGCGCTGGCGGAGGCCACCGTGGCGGAGTTGGCCCGGGCCTAG